The Blautia luti nucleotide sequence TGGAAATGTGTATTATGCCTGCAATTATATCAAAGAGCATTTCAAAGGCGTAGAAGTCAGCAGACCGCAGGGAACGTATATGCTGTTTCTGGACTGCACGAAATGGTGTGAAGAACACGGAAAGAGTATTGATGAAGTGGAGAAAGCAGGTTGGGATGTTGGTGTTGCATGGCAGGACGGAAGAATGTTCCTGCATCCGTGTGCAATTCGTATGAATCTGGCACTGCCGCTCAGCAGAGTGCAGGAAGCATTTGACAGACTGGATAAATATGTGTTCAATGCAGAAAAATAGCAGGATTGGACAAATGGCTGATTTAAGTGAAAACATGATGAACAGAATAATGTTTTTGACATTAATAGAAAGTCTAAATTGTATAGTATAAGGCGGTATGAGAATGTACACAGTAGAACGAATAGAAGAACTGGATTTTGGCTGTGAGGGCAGACCGGAAGGAATGAAAGATATGGTCAGGGTATTTCTGAAAGGAGAAAATGGTGAGGAAGAATCCCTGAAGGTTGAGGATGCCTGGCTGTATGCGCATGGAATTGACGAAGGTAGTAAAGTGGAGCTGACAGAAGACAAAAAACGGTTCCTGTTGATGAATTAAATAATAAAGCCGCATTTGTAAAATAAAAAGGTATATGAGTGTGGTTTTATAAAGGGAGAATAAAATGATAAAAGCTGTAATTTTTGATATTGATAATACGTTGTATGACTATGATAAAAACCATGTTTATGGAATGAAAGCTCTGGCAGATTATTGTGAGAGTGCCTTTGGAAAATCAGAAGAAGAAATGAGGAAATGCTATAAGGAAGCACAAAAAGTTATGCTGGGCAGAATCCGAACAGATACAGCTGCAATTCACAGTCGCCTGCTTCGAACTCAGATTATGTTGGAACTCTGGGAAAAGCCATTATTTCCACATGCCATAAATATGTATCATGCATACTGGGATACGCTGATTCGCCAGGCGCAACCGTCACTGGGAGTGAAAAAGTTTATGCAGGATTTAAAACGCAGAAATATTCGGATTGGAGTTGGAACGGATATGACTGCCTATATTCAATATAAAAAATTAACTGCATTAGGACTGGCACCATATGTTGATTTTATTGTGACCAGTGAGGAAGCAGGGGTAGAGAAACCAGATCCACATCTGTTTGAAATCTGCGTAGAAAAAGCCGGAGTTTCTGCAGATGAATGTGCATTTATCGGCGACAGCCTGAAAAAAGACGTAGAAGGTTCTGCGAAATGTGGATTAAAAGGTATCTGGTATACACAGGGAAAAGAGCCGGAAACAGAAGTGGAGTATCCAGTGATTCAGTCATTTGAGACATTGGACGTTGAGGAACTGATTCGATAATCTGGAATAATCCTAAGAAAATCTTAAGAATTTGTCCCTTTCATATTAAGATGCAAAGATTATTCTAATATCAGTAAAACAAATAAACAGTCAGAAGAACCTGAAAAAGATTTATAAAGTTATAGAAATGGTAACAGGTGTTCTGACAAAGAGGGAGGTGCAGAAAGTGGCGAATATTCTGGTCTGCGATGACGATAAGGACATCGTAGAAGCAATCAGTATTTATCTGGAGCAGGAA carries:
- a CDS encoding HAD family hydrolase, giving the protein MIKAVIFDIDNTLYDYDKNHVYGMKALADYCESAFGKSEEEMRKCYKEAQKVMLGRIRTDTAAIHSRLLRTQIMLELWEKPLFPHAINMYHAYWDTLIRQAQPSLGVKKFMQDLKRRNIRIGVGTDMTAYIQYKKLTALGLAPYVDFIVTSEEAGVEKPDPHLFEICVEKAGVSADECAFIGDSLKKDVEGSAKCGLKGIWYTQGKEPETEVEYPVIQSFETLDVEELIR